A part of Bacteroidota bacterium genomic DNA contains:
- a CDS encoding response regulator transcription factor has protein sequence MNVLQIDIVIVDDESLFVKGLVALLEPEYIRTLDTAKNGEGALRLLETLKPDIVLLDLEMPLLNGSKALNSIRNRYPKLKVIIVSSYHDEELIKDLLNRGACAFVSKKDSKEILVEAIKVVHNKGIYKKNLPELFQSPAKKDRHYYKLIFTKKELGIISLMCQGKTIKDIAEQLDTSEKTVGGHLTAIYKKVGVKNKGEFLKYSIEAGLQFVSYPRDFNSNFI, from the coding sequence ATGAACGTCCTGCAAATAGATATTGTTATTGTTGACGATGAGTCTCTCTTCGTGAAAGGCTTAGTTGCATTGCTTGAACCCGAATACATAAGAACGCTTGATACCGCAAAGAATGGAGAGGGAGCACTTAGGCTTTTAGAAACCTTGAAACCCGATATTGTTCTGCTCGATCTCGAAATGCCATTGCTTAATGGAAGCAAAGCATTGAACAGTATTCGAAATAGATATCCAAAGCTAAAAGTGATTATCGTTTCCTCTTATCATGACGAAGAACTAATTAAAGACTTGTTAAACCGAGGAGCTTGCGCTTTTGTTTCAAAAAAAGATAGTAAAGAAATCCTTGTTGAAGCAATAAAGGTTGTACACAACAAAGGTATTTATAAGAAGAATTTACCAGAATTGTTCCAGAGTCCGGCGAAAAAGGATAGGCATTATTATAAACTTATATTTACAAAGAAAGAGTTGGGGATAATTTCTCTCATGTGCCAAGGCAAAACAATTAAGGATATTGCCGAACAGCTTGATACATCTGAAAAAACTGTAGGAGGACATTTGACAGCTATATATAAAAAGGTGGGAGTTAAAAATAAAGGAGAATTCTTGAAATATTCCATTGAGGCCGGACTTCAGTTTGTAAGTTATCCGAGAGATTTTAATTCTAATTTTATTTAA
- a CDS encoding ImmA/IrrE family metallo-endopeptidase: protein MKNLSHYIHNSTLGIDLLSKKSGVAKKRLIELIEGFEAAYNELSAISNVLNLPISFLLKEYKQENQYEVLFRKQYGAAADVSVVSNFDFFVNNVLELQPDASKVEKFSAIVKHVENTFVNADALASFFRDVYFDGNHFDPLTSLPELLSNKLNFIVKVKELGPNADGASASIKDYVFLIVSPRFEGRMLFTLAHELAHVLNHHEQGDYVYFDKKISLRPKDDKFKIEGFANAFASCLLLPEKGVAKFIQKVRDSFHIDPQARLSDVEIVHLARFYGVSFDVAAFRCETLSLLPKGGAYTLSQKIKEDFGSPEKRADSLGVAPRDPLYFPAAPNFVLDKAVSLIEEEKYSIGKIADLLSIPVNAILDHHSKIG from the coding sequence ATGAAAAACCTTTCGCACTATATTCATAATTCAACTTTAGGTATAGATCTCCTATCGAAGAAGTCTGGTGTCGCAAAAAAAAGACTAATAGAACTTATAGAAGGTTTTGAAGCAGCATACAATGAATTAAGTGCAATTTCTAACGTTTTAAATCTGCCCATTTCTTTTCTTTTAAAAGAATACAAGCAGGAAAATCAATACGAGGTATTATTTAGAAAACAATATGGAGCGGCAGCCGATGTATCTGTTGTTTCCAACTTTGATTTTTTCGTAAATAATGTTTTGGAACTTCAACCCGATGCTTCTAAAGTTGAAAAATTTAGCGCAATCGTAAAACATGTTGAAAACACTTTCGTTAATGCTGATGCATTAGCATCATTTTTCCGCGATGTTTATTTTGACGGAAATCATTTTGATCCATTGACTTCTCTACCGGAACTCTTATCTAATAAATTAAATTTTATTGTAAAGGTCAAGGAACTTGGTCCTAACGCCGATGGTGCGTCCGCCTCAATAAAAGATTACGTTTTTTTAATTGTTTCTCCACGCTTTGAGGGTCGTATGCTATTTACATTAGCTCATGAACTTGCTCACGTTCTGAATCATCATGAACAAGGTGATTATGTTTACTTTGATAAAAAAATAAGTCTAAGACCCAAAGACGACAAGTTCAAGATCGAGGGCTTTGCAAACGCTTTCGCATCCTGTTTGCTCCTTCCGGAAAAAGGGGTTGCAAAATTTATACAAAAGGTAAGAGACAGTTTTCACATTGATCCGCAAGCACGACTGAGTGATGTGGAAATTGTGCATCTTGCCAGATTTTATGGTGTTAGTTTTGATGTAGCTGCTTTCCGTTGCGAAACTTTAAGTTTGCTTCCAAAGGGGGGGGCCTATACCTTGTCCCAAAAAATAAAAGAAGATTTTGGAAGTCCTGAAAAACGCGCGGATTCTCTCGGTGTTGCACCACGAGACCCATTGTACTTTCCAGCTGCACCAAATTTCGTTCTTGATAAAGCAGTTTCGCTAATTGAAGAAGAGAAATACTCAATTGGCAAAATTGCAGATTTACTTTCTATTCCTGTTAACGCAATATTAGACCATCATTCAAAAATTGGCTGA